From the genome of Mucispirillum schaedleri ASF457:
ATTAATACATTTACTATGCTTCCATATTCTAACTTATTTTTAGATGAAAAAGCAACCTTTCTATTATATATATTTAATCCATAATATGAATATTCTTTTGTTTCATCAATATCTGTAACTAAAACTTGAGTAGTAATCCCTTTCATTTCAGTAAGTTTTTTATCATAAAGGCTGTCCTGAAATGTAAAAAGAGTATTTAACCTTTCAGATTTCACATTTGCAGGAACATTATCTTCAATATCAAATGCTTTTGTGCCAGGGCGTGGAGAATAATTAAATGCAAATATTCTGTCATACCCTATTTCTTCTACTGCTTTTAATGTAGCATTAAAATCTTCATCTGTTTCATTTGGAAAACCTATGATAAAATCTGATGAAAACTCTATGTCAGGCATAATTTTCCGTGCCAGTTCTATTTTTTCTTTATAATCTTCATAAGTATATTTTCTATTCATAGCTTTAAGAATAATATTAGAGCCTGATTGTAAAGGCAAATGAAGATAACGGTATACTTTTTCGTTTTCAGCCATTGCATTAATCATATTGATAGAAAAATCTTTAGGGTGTGATGTTACAAACCTTATTCTTTCTAAACCATCTATTTTATTTACCATTGATAAAAGTTTAGGAAAATTAATATCTTCTGATAAATTTTTACCATAAGAATTAACATTCTGTCCTAAAAGACATACTTCTTTTGCACCTTTATCAATAAGTGATTTTATTTCATTTAAGATTTCTGTAGAAGGTCTTGAAACTTCTCTGCCGCGAACATAAGGAACAATACAGTAACTGCAAAAATTATTGCAGCCCTTCATTATAGTAACATTTGCAGCAATTTTATCTTTCCTGTTGAAATTTGAAATAGAAAAAGATGAACTATCTATATATGTATCTGCAAATCTTTCACCATTTATTGCTCTTTCTATAATATTATCAATATGGGATATAGCATCTGTACCCATAACAAAATTAACTACTTTATTATTTTTTAGAAATTTATTGCCTTCCTGTTGAGCAACACAACCAGAGATACCAACTATTATATTAGGATTTTTCTCTTTTAAAAGTCTGATTTGACCTAAATAGCTTAATATTTTAACCTGTGGTTTTTCTCTTACACTGCATGTATTTAATACAATAAAATCAGAATCATTTACTTTATCTGAAGGAATATACCCTTTTGCTTCTAAAGCTGCTGCAATTCTTTCAGTATCATACTCATTCATAGCACAACCAAATGTGTATATAAAATAATGTTTTGTAGTCATAAATATCCTTATAAGTTTATTTTAATAGGCACCTTTTTTTTGAAAAACAGCACCTGGAGTTTTAAACAATATTACAATATCAAGCCATATTGACCAGTTTAATACATACCATGAATCTTTTGCTACACGCATTTCATAGTTTAATTCATTTCTTCCGCTTATCTGCCAAAGCCCAGTAATACCAGGATGCACCATATAGTAATATGATGATAATTCTTTATAATATTTATCTAATTCATCCTGTAAAACAGGTCTTGGACCTACAAAACTCATTTCCCCTTTTAAAACATTAAATATCTGGGGCAATTCATCAAGTGATGATTTTCTTAAAAATCTGCCTACTTTAGTGATTCTAGGGTCCTTTTTCAGTTTATAGTATGTATTCCATTCTTTTCTAATTTCTTCGTCATTAGCAAGTATTTCTTTTAACCTGACATCAGCATCTTGATACATAGAGCGGAATTTTAAAACTTTAAACTCTTTTCCATACCTTCCAACTCTTTTATGTCCATAAAAAACAGGCCCTTTGGATGTTGATTTAATTAAAACTGCTATAAAACCAATCAAAATAAGCAAAAATGGCAGCAGTATTATAGATAATATAATATCACACAACCTTTTTATAATACTATTCAGCAAAGATTTAAAATTATTATTAATTTGTATATAATTTAAGCCTGTATATAAAAGCTGAACAGCTTCTGTATTGGAAAATCCTATGCCTTGAGAATCTAGCACTATCAATAATTTATTTAAATTAATCTGCAGATTATTTAGTATCTTTTCAAAAGATTTGTCTACTTCATTTTTTATAACAACAGCAGAAGTTATATTATATTTTTTAATAATACTTTCAATATCAGAAATATGTCCTAAAATTTTTTGGCTGCCTGTATATTTGCAGTTATCTGTTAAAACTACACCTGCTGCATAAAAACATAAACCATTTTCATGAAGTATACTATGCTTTACATGGTCTAAATAATTAGAATATCCAATAATAACAATATTTTCTGCAAAAAATTTTCTGTTTAAAACTTTTGTTTTTAAAATATATCTGAATAATGTAACAAATATCATCAAATATACAAATAAAAAAATTAAAAAAAGTCTTGAAACAAAATTAGAAAGTTTGCCTAATGATACTATTGAAAATACAACAAGAAAAGTCATAAAACATGACAGCAGCAAGCGTCTGCTTTCATGCCAGAAAGGTTTTTTTAAAGTATATAAATTTCTATAAGCAAGCATTAATATAAATATAACAGGTATCCACCATAAACCAGTAGCTAAATATTCTAATAAAAAAGCAAACGGAGCAGCAGACATAAAGCTGTCAGTCAATATTCTTGTATTATATGCTAAAATTAAAGAAACAAAATATGCAGCAATATCTCCTGCTAATAATATAAGTATAAATATTATATTTTTAATATGCAGTTTACTATTGTTGTTATTCAAGATTTACTCCTAATGCTAAATCTATTTTTGATATAACACTTTCTACAGGTATACTATCCATACAGTCTGGTTTATCCATTGTGCATTTTTCATCACCATAAAGGTTTTGGCATCCAGAGCAGCCGTTAGAATATATGATATATACATTATCGCCAACAGGTGAATATCTTTTTTTATCTGTTGGACCATAAAGCCCTACTACCTTTTTACCTAGAAATACACCAGTGTGCAGAACTGATGTATCACATGATATAATAAGAGCAGCACTGGATATAAGTTTTATTTTATCTGCAAAATCAAGCCTGCCTACAAGAAAATCAATATCTGCACTGCTGCCTGCAAGCTCATTAAATGCTTCTGCTTCCTCTAAATTCTTTTTATCACCAATTAATGCTGCCCTGTATCCAAGTTTATTTAAATGCTCTACTATAATTTTCCAGTTACTTTGACTGTATTTTCTATTATTCTGCTCAATATTGTCTGCAAAAATATCAATTACTACAATCTTATCATCAGCAATTTCTGCTTGTTTTACTTCTATTTCATTCTTATTTACTTTTAAGCCAATAGATGAAAGTAAAAAAGAATAGTTTGCTGTTTCATGTATATCAAAAGAATAATCAGCCACTTTATCATAAGCAAAATGTCTGTGCTCTCCCTCTGTTTTAAACCCAATTTTATAAGATGCTTTTGCAGTCTGAGTCATTATTGCTTCAAAACGAGACCATGCCCCAAAATCTATCCATAAATCAAAATGACCTGCATTTTTTACTATTTTCATACTTTTTGATAAGTCATTGGAAAAAAGCCTTACTGTATTATCTATGCCTTCTATTTCTGAAGCAATATTAAAATTATCCTCACCAGTAAAATAAGTTATTTTTGCATTTGGATATGTTTTTTTTAATACTTTAACAGATGAAGATGTAAAAATAGTATCTCTTACAGAAGTAATTTTTAAAAGTGCTATTTTATTAACAACTTCAGGTTTGTATGCCTGACGAATGTTAGAAAACCCTGTTAATGTAAATAAAACAGGAAGACCTATAAGAGAATCTTTCTTTTTTAATACAGAATTATCAATAAGTTTTTTTAATTTCTGCTTACCAAAATTAAATTTCATTAAATAATATATCCGCCGCTTTTTTCTAAGATTTCAGCATATTTTAATGTTCCTGATTTAAGGCTTGTAAAAGGCTTATCATATCCAGCATTACGAAGTTTTGTAATATTGCTTTCTGTAAATGTTTGATATTTGCCTTTTAAGCTGTCAGGAAATGGTATATATTCCACTTTTGCATTTATATATTTTTCTTTTAAAGCATTAGCTATTTCACAAAAACTTTCTGCATGACCTGTTCCACAGTTAAAAATACCTGATTTATCAGGATTATCATAAAAGAACATGTTAACTGATACTACATCATCTACATATATAAAATCTCTTCTAAAATTTTCACTTCCTTCAAAAAGTTTCATAGGCTCATTATTCTTTATTTGATTAAACATATGAAAAGCAACTGATGCCATTTTACCTTTATGGTTTTCCTGCGGACCATATACATTAAAATATCTAAGTCCTACAACCTGACTTTCAATATCTGCAAAATGCTGGTTTAAATACCTGTCAAACTGATATTTACTGAAAGCATACACATTTAATGGATATTCGCATTTTTCTTCTTCAATAAATCCATTATCCCCATTACCATATACAGATGCACTTGATGCATAAAATAAACGAACATTATGTTTCTGGCATACATTAAAAGTATCTTTTGTGCATTCATAATTATTTTTCATCATATATTTGCCATCTGTTTCCATAGTGTTAGATGATGCACCTTGATGAAACACTGCTTTCACATTATTATTTGCAAGAAATTCTTTTATATTAAAATCAGTTTTATCTATATAATCATAAAATTTGATTTTATTTAAATTTTTATGTTTAGAAGCATTTGATAAATTATCAACTATTATTATTTTATCAATTCCTCTCTCATTTAATCCTTTAACAATATTTGAGCCTATAAATCCAGCTCCACCAGTTACAATTATCATATCAATGCTCCTATTTTAATTTATTAATAGTGGATGTTGTAGAATATCCTTGAACAAAATCTATAATTTTAACTCTGCCTGCATATTCTTTGCCAACAACATCTTCTTCTTTATAATCGCCGCCTTTCACTAATATATCAGGCATAATATTTTTGATTAAATTAAGTGGTGTATCTTCTTCAAAAAAAACTATGTAATCAACACATTCTAAAGCTTCTAAAACTACTGCCCTGTCCTGCTCATTATTAACAGGTCTTGCTGGACCTTTTAATCTTCTAACAGAATCATCACTGTTTAAACCTAAAACAAGAATATCACCTAATTCTTTTGCATGTTTTAAATAAGTAACATGTCCTCTGTGAATAATATCAAAACAGCCATTAGTAAAAACTATCTTTTTATTAAATGATTTTTCTCTTTTAATAATATCTGCAATATGATTGTAAGAAACAATTTTTGAGCTTCTAAAACCATTTAGAGAATAGTGAAGTTCGGATAAAGTAATTGGTGCAGTTCCAAGTTTTCCAACAACAACACCTGCTGCTGCATTTGCAAGATAAACTGCATCATCAATATTGAAATGTAATCCTAAAAATACTGCAATACTTGAAATAACTGTATCTCCAGCACCTGAAACATCAAAAACTTCCATTGCCTGAGTTGGAATTGTTTGTATATGGTCTTTACCAATTATTGTAATACCTTTTTCGCTTCTTGTAATTATAAGATATGTAAGATTATATTTTTCTCTAATCATTGTGCCGTATTTTATAACAGGTTCATCTTCATTTTCTATTTCACATCCACATACTTCGCTTAATTCTTTTACATTTGGAGTTACAAGATAAGCATTGCTGTATTTATCCCAGTTACTTCCTTTTGGGTCTATCAATACTTTTTTATTTTGAGAATTAGCTTTATCTATGATAAAAGAACAAATTTCTTTAGAGCATAAACCTTTGCCATAATCTGAAATAATAATTATATTATGCTTTTCAAGTTCATTTTCATATATAGATTTTATTTTATTATTTACATCTTCACTAAATGGATGAATATCTTCAAAATCAAGCCTTGCAATCTGCTGTTTGCTGCCTATTACTCTTAATTTAGAAATAGTTGGCATATCTGCATCAATAAAAAATGACTTAGCCTGAATACCATTAAATAAATTATATAAACGCATTCCTGCATCATCATCTTTCTTTGCTGCTCCTATTATAGTGCAGTCTGCTGTAAGCCCTTTTATGTTATTTACAACATTACCAGCACCACCAAGAGTATAGCTTTCTGATTTAACATTTATCACAGGAACAGGTGCTTCTGGTGAAATTCTTGATACACTTCCATAATAATATCTATCAAGCATCATATCGCCAACTATTAATACATTTGCCTTGCTAAAATTTAAATCTGATAATAATTTATTCATTTTTCTTTTCTACTTCCTTTAATTTTTTATTTAAACTTGCAGCTTTAATTTTTGCATCAATTTGATTTGGAGAATCACTACTTATTTGATTATACCAGTTTATGGCATCTCTTATTAAAAAAGCTGTTGGATTACTGTCCCTTTCTATTTCTGCCATTTTATCATTGCCTATCTGATAAGCAAGCTGGTCCATTAACTCTATAATTTTACTGCTTGGTTGTTTTATATATAATAAAGCATTATAAGCTCTTTCATATTCACCATTATTAGCAAGTTCTTTTGCTCTATTATAGTATCTTTCAGGCAGTTCTCTTTTAAGTCTTTCAGCATCTTTTAAAATCTGAGCCTGTAACTCTTCTGCTTTTTCATAAACTGGTGATGATGGAAAAATTTCATATACTAAAGTATTTGCTTTATCAAGTTTTTCTGCTGCATCAACATAATCACCTCTATCCATTGCACGCACTGCACTATTCCTGTATGACACTGCATTTTTCAATTTTGTATCGCTGTCCACTTGTGCAAAAAGCTGAGATTTATAAGCAATAATTTTTCTATTAGTTGGATTAAGCTCTAAAGCTTTTAAAATAGTATCATGAGCTTCATATATTTTACCTTCTGCCTCTAACTGTTTAGCCTGTTCATAAAGTTTATTTTCTTCACCAGTAAAATATTTATAACCGCTGAATGCTATACCACCCACTATTAGTAAAACTCCAACAGCAACTTTCCACATTATAAATTACCTCTGTTTACAGCTCTTTTTACCATACCAGATAAATCCACATCAGTAATTTTATTTAAATAATTATTATACTGAGCATCATTTCCAAGATAAAAATAAGCTATTGCCATATAAGCAGTATCTAACTGACTGCTTCCACTGCCGCCTAATTTGATTACTGCATTATAGTCTTTAAATTTCAACAGCGATTCATACATAGATGCTTTATCTGGGCATCTTTCAAATTTATTCAAAAACTTAATATTATATAACTTTTTGCCTATAATATATTTACTGTATTCGCAAAGCTTTAAAGTATCCTGAACAGTTAAGGTGCCTATAAACCATGAGATTTTTTCTTTATCTTCTTTTCTCATATAACATGCTAATTTTGTCTTATTAAAATCAGGACTTTTTGTGCCAAGACATTTATCCACTAAATCACAGTCAAAATTAATCATTTCTTTATTAGATGCTTCTATCATTCTGCAATATACTACTTTATCAAGCTTATAATCATTTTTTACTTCTTTTTTAAATGACTCAATATATTTCTTATAATCACCATTTTTCCATATATCATCAAGCACAAATGAAGTAAGTTCGCTGTCCTGATATATTTTATAAAGAGCATAAAACTCTGCTTTCATATTATTAGAGTAAAAATATTTACCATAAAAATTCATAAGTTTAGGTGTGCGTTTTTCTGCCTTTAAATTATCATAAGTAGAAAAAACAAGTTCCTTATCTTTATGCACTCTTTCTAACACAGTATACAGTGTTTCAGAAGATACATCAATTCTGCTTAAAAGATTAGTAATATCTTTATCAACTATACATGAACTTTTTGCATAAACTTCAAGATACTCATTTTTAGGACTTGTTAAAAGCAGATTTTTTGCTCCATTACAGTTTAATTTTGTTTCTATAAACATTTGGTCTTTAAGCATTTTTTGTCTATCAAACCTACTGTCTTTAAAATTTGCAAGCTGAGCAAAACTATATTGTGCAGCTTTATAGTTACCTTGCGACATATATACCTGATAAAGCAGATATGTTGCAAAACCTGCTTTTTGAGACTTATTTTCATATTTTAAATAATTTGCAAGACAATATTCAGCCACATCATACAAACCATCATCATAAGCTTTCAAACCTACAAAATAATCATCATTAAAACTCATATCTGGAGCTTTAATTGTTGTTTCAGCCTTTTTATTTTCTACATTATTTTTACTTTTATTATCAGCACTATATCCATTAAAAGCAAAAATCAGTATAGAAAAAACAGTAAATGTTATTTTATACATTTATCTACTACCTCAATAGGATGCATTACTTCTTTACTGCCTAAATGCTCCATTTGCATAGAACATGTAGGACATTCTGTAATACCTGCACTACATTGTGAAGCCATTAGCTTATCCACCATAGGTTTGCCTATTTTTATTGATAAATCATAGTTTTTAGCAGACATTCCCCAGCTTCCTGCCATACCACAGCAGCCGCTTTTTAAATCATCTACTTTTATCCCTTTAAGTTTTTTTAAAACATTTTGAGTGCTTGCAGGATTTTTTAACAGTTTTATATGGCATGGTATATGATAACCAAGGCTCATATTTTGTTCTAAAACTTCAACTTTATCTATATGTTTTTCAACTAAATCCATAATAAATATAGTTTTATCTCTAATTTTTTGAGTAATTTCATCATTTTGGTAATAAAGCCATTCTTTTGTTAAAGATAATGTGCAGCTTGAACAAGCAGAAACTATATAATCAACCTGATCTATTAAGCTGCCCCATTCTTTTAAATTCTTTTTGATTTGATTTCGTGTATCTTTTGCTAGTCCTTTTGATAAATGTGGAATACCGCAGCAGTGCTGATCAGGAGTTACTACTTTATAACCTAATTTTTTAAGAACATTTATTGTGCTTTCACCAATTTCAGGTTTAATGTAGGATGCATAGCATCCAGCAAAATACATTACAACTTTTTCTCCATTGCCTTCTGTTTGGTTTACTCGTTCATATAATGATTTAGATGCAAATTTTACAAATTTTCTGTTACTTGAAAGACCAGTTGTAATTTTAAGTATATTACGCATAAATTTTGGTGCCATTAATGCTGAAACTACAGGGCTTAATTTATGAGTAATTTTTCCTGCCATTTCAAAATTAGTAACTAATTTTGCATCCATTGAAACACCAAATTTTTTAGCATATCTTGATTTTGCTTCTAAGGCAAGTTTTGGTATATTCACTTTTGATGGACATTCTTTTGAGCAGCTTCCACAGTTTACACAGTGATTTATCACATACTGAAATGCTTCCTGATACATTGCTTCAGAATCTATTACATTACTTAAAAGCCCTCTTAAAATATTTGCCTTTGCTTTTGGTGCTGCTGCTTCATCTCTTAAAGCTTTATATACAGGACACATTCTGGTAGCATTTGTAACTGTTGTGCATTTTGAACAGCCATGACATTTTTCTGCTTCTAAAATAAAATCTTCTTCCCATACAAGCTGTTTATTTAATGCTTTATCACTTACACCATAATCAGCACCATATCTTAAATGTTTAGTCATTTGAGCAGGGTCACTTACAACTTTTATTTCAGGGTTAAATAATCCATCTGGGTCTAATATAGATTTTACTCTCAAAAATAAAGAATAAAGCTCTGTATTATACTGTTTATTAATATAGCATGAACGAATTCTTCCATCTCCATGTTCTCCAGATATTGTGCCATTTAATTTGTTTACAAGCTCAAATACTTCATCTGCTAATATTTTTAATAAGTTTATATCATAAGGGTCTTTTAAATCTAGTAAAGGTCTGTTATGTAAAAGACCTTTTGCAATATGACCATAACTTACAAAATCTACTTTATGTCTAGTAAATATTTCATAAAGTCCATCAAAATATTCAACTAATTTATCAGTAGGCACTGCTGCATCTTCTACTAATGCAAGAATTTTCTTTTTACCTTTTAATAAATACAATATAGGAACTGCAGCTTTTCTAACTGCCCAGTAGCTTGCTTTTTCTTCTTCACTTACTGCTGTAAATGTTTTAGAAGCATAGTTTTTCTCAGTTATTTCTTTTACTGTATCTTGGCAGTATTTACTTACTTCTTCTATGCTATCCCCTTCAAATTCAAACATTAATATATTATCAACATCTGTTGGAATCCTGCCTTCTAATGATGGTTCATGAGTAACTGCTAAATTTAAAAGAGATTTATCCATTATCTCTATACCAGCAGGCTCAAATTTTAAACCTACTTGAGCAGCTTTTGAGCTGTTTGTTTTATTATCAAAATATGCAATAACTAATGCATTATATGGTTTTTTACGGATTACTCTAAAAGTAAGCTTAGTAATAATACCAAGAGTGCCTTCAGAACCGCCAAACAATTTATGAAGTTTTAATGAGTTTTCATAAACAGCATCTCTTAATTCATAGCCGCATACATTGCATTTTATAGGTGGATAAGAACCATTTATAACATGCTGATTATTATTTAAAACACCATAAAGCTCTTTTAATTCAGGACTTAATTTACCAATATCAGTTTTTGCTATATTTGAAAAAGTATCTATATGCCCATCATGAAAAACTACTTCTGCATCAACTATATAATCTGCCACATTACCATACTTGACAGAATATCCACCACCAGCATTTGTGCCATACATTCCACCAAATGTTGCATATTCACCACTTGATGGAGCAGCAGGAAACCACATTGAACTGCCTTTTAAAAATGCTTCTAATTCTCCATATTTATACCCCGGCTCACAAGTAAAAGTGCCTTCTATATCACTTATTTTTTCATAACCTAGCATATTATTCATATATTTACAGAAATCAATAACTATGCCTCTGCCTATAGCTGCACCACATAAACCAGAACCTGCACCACGACTGTGAATGGAAATCTGATATTTATTTGCAAATTTTACTATTTCAACTACATCATCAGTAGATTTTGGATACACTATGCATGCAGGCTCTACTCTAAAAATACTTCCGTCAGTAGAGTGCATATATCTTCTTATTTTATCAGTATAAATATCGCCTGTTACTTTATTCTTTAATTCATCAAAAATATTTTCATTTGAATTACTCATATAATCCTCATATAAATTATTATATCTTTTTTTATTATATCAAATTTTAAAACAAATTTACAGCATAATTTTTATATTGTATAAAATATATTTTGTAAATAATTTTATACTTGATTTATGTAGATATTTCATAATATAAATATGACTGACAATATAAAAAAATAAGGTAATGTATGCAAAAATTTTCCCTAGTTATTACAGCAGGCGACCCAGCTGGAATTGGATATGAAGAAGTATGTAAATTTTTCTTAGATGATGAAAGTAAAAAATATGATATTGCATTAATTGGCCATAAATGGATTGTAGAAAAGACATATAAAAATATATTAAAAAAAGATATACCAGATCACTTAACAGTATTAGAACCTGATAATAATATATTTCACTATGAATATGGCAAAATAAGTGCAGAGTGTGGAAAAGCTGCAATTTCATATATTGATATGGCAGTTCAGGGTGCATTAAACGGTGATTTTGATGCTGTTATCACCTGCCCTATCAATAAGAAATCTATTAAAGATGCAGGATATAATTTTCCAGGTCATACAGAATATTTAGCTTATCTTTCAAATATAGATAATCAAGCCATGATGCTTGCAGGAAAATATGTAAAAACTATTCTAGCTACAACACATTATCCATTAAAAGATGTAGCATCCCATTTAGATGAAAATACTGTTATAAATGCAATAGAAAGTGCTTATGATGCAGGCAGGTATTTTGGCAGATTATCACCTAAAATTGCTGTATGCGGCTTAAACCCTCATGCTGGTGATAATGGAGCATTAGGTTATGAAGAACAGACTATTATTTTGCCAGCCATAGAAAAAAGCAGAAAAAATAATATAAATGTATATGGCCCATTTCCAGCTGATACTATATATACAAAAGCACAAGAATGGGACTTTATTATATCAATGTATCATGACCAGGGAATGATACCTGTGAAAATGGATGCCTTTGGAGAAGCTGTAAATATTACACTTAACCTGCCCTTTATCAGAACATCTGTTGACCACGGAACAGCTTTTGATATTGCAGGAAAAGGAATATGCTCTTATTCAAGTTTAATTAAAGCCGTAAATATGGCAAAAATG
Proteins encoded in this window:
- the miaB gene encoding tRNA (N6-isopentenyl adenosine(37)-C2)-methylthiotransferase MiaB; the encoded protein is MTTKHYFIYTFGCAMNEYDTERIAAALEAKGYIPSDKVNDSDFIVLNTCSVREKPQVKILSYLGQIRLLKEKNPNIIVGISGCVAQQEGNKFLKNNKVVNFVMGTDAISHIDNIIERAINGERFADTYIDSSSFSISNFNRKDKIAANVTIMKGCNNFCSYCIVPYVRGREVSRPSTEILNEIKSLIDKGAKEVCLLGQNVNSYGKNLSEDINFPKLLSMVNKIDGLERIRFVTSHPKDFSINMINAMAENEKVYRYLHLPLQSGSNIILKAMNRKYTYEDYKEKIELARKIMPDIEFSSDFIIGFPNETDEDFNATLKAVEEIGYDRIFAFNYSPRPGTKAFDIEDNVPANVKSERLNTLFTFQDSLYDKKLTEMKGITTQVLVTDIDETKEYSYYGLNIYNRKVAFSSKNKLEYGSIVNVLIDTAKRNCMYGIEV
- the wbaP gene encoding undecaprenyl-phosphate galactose phosphotransferase WbaP — encoded protein: MNNNNSKLHIKNIIFILILLAGDIAAYFVSLILAYNTRILTDSFMSAAPFAFLLEYLATGLWWIPVIFILMLAYRNLYTLKKPFWHESRRLLLSCFMTFLVVFSIVSLGKLSNFVSRLFLIFLFVYLMIFVTLFRYILKTKVLNRKFFAENIVIIGYSNYLDHVKHSILHENGLCFYAAGVVLTDNCKYTGSQKILGHISDIESIIKKYNITSAVVIKNEVDKSFEKILNNLQINLNKLLIVLDSQGIGFSNTEAVQLLYTGLNYIQINNNFKSLLNSIIKRLCDIILSIILLPFLLILIGFIAVLIKSTSKGPVFYGHKRVGRYGKEFKVLKFRSMYQDADVRLKEILANDEEIRKEWNTYYKLKKDPRITKVGRFLRKSSLDELPQIFNVLKGEMSFVGPRPVLQDELDKYYKELSSYYYMVHPGITGLWQISGRNELNYEMRVAKDSWYVLNWSIWLDIVILFKTPGAVFQKKGAY
- a CDS encoding glycosyltransferase family 9 protein, giving the protein MKFNFGKQKLKKLIDNSVLKKKDSLIGLPVLFTLTGFSNIRQAYKPEVVNKIALLKITSVRDTIFTSSSVKVLKKTYPNAKITYFTGEDNFNIASEIEGIDNTVRLFSNDLSKSMKIVKNAGHFDLWIDFGAWSRFEAIMTQTAKASYKIGFKTEGEHRHFAYDKVADYSFDIHETANYSFLLSSIGLKVNKNEIEVKQAEIADDKIVVIDIFADNIEQNNRKYSQSNWKIIVEHLNKLGYRAALIGDKKNLEEAEAFNELAGSSADIDFLVGRLDFADKIKLISSAALIISCDTSVLHTGVFLGKKVVGLYGPTDKKRYSPVGDNVYIIYSNGCSGCQNLYGDEKCTMDKPDCMDSIPVESVISKIDLALGVNLE
- the rfaD gene encoding ADP-glyceromanno-heptose 6-epimerase; translation: MIIVTGGAGFIGSNIVKGLNERGIDKIIIVDNLSNASKHKNLNKIKFYDYIDKTDFNIKEFLANNNVKAVFHQGASSNTMETDGKYMMKNNYECTKDTFNVCQKHNVRLFYASSASVYGNGDNGFIEEEKCEYPLNVYAFSKYQFDRYLNQHFADIESQVVGLRYFNVYGPQENHKGKMASVAFHMFNQIKNNEPMKLFEGSENFRRDFIYVDDVVSVNMFFYDNPDKSGIFNCGTGHAESFCEIANALKEKYINAKVEYIPFPDSLKGKYQTFTESNITKLRNAGYDKPFTSLKSGTLKYAEILEKSGGYII
- the rfaE1 gene encoding D-glycero-beta-D-manno-heptose-7-phosphate kinase, with the protein product MNKLLSDLNFSKANVLIVGDMMLDRYYYGSVSRISPEAPVPVINVKSESYTLGGAGNVVNNIKGLTADCTIIGAAKKDDDAGMRLYNLFNGIQAKSFFIDADMPTISKLRVIGSKQQIARLDFEDIHPFSEDVNNKIKSIYENELEKHNIIIISDYGKGLCSKEICSFIIDKANSQNKKVLIDPKGSNWDKYSNAYLVTPNVKELSEVCGCEIENEDEPVIKYGTMIREKYNLTYLIITRSEKGITIIGKDHIQTIPTQAMEVFDVSGAGDTVISSIAVFLGLHFNIDDAVYLANAAAGVVVGKLGTAPITLSELHYSLNGFRSSKIVSYNHIADIIKREKSFNKKIVFTNGCFDIIHRGHVTYLKHAKELGDILVLGLNSDDSVRRLKGPARPVNNEQDRAVVLEALECVDYIVFFEEDTPLNLIKNIMPDILVKGGDYKEEDVVGKEYAGRVKIIDFVQGYSTTSTINKLK
- a CDS encoding anaerobic glycerol-3-phosphate dehydrogenase subunit C; this encodes MSNSNENIFDELKNKVTGDIYTDKIRRYMHSTDGSIFRVEPACIVYPKSTDDVVEIVKFANKYQISIHSRGAGSGLCGAAIGRGIVIDFCKYMNNMLGYEKISDIEGTFTCEPGYKYGELEAFLKGSSMWFPAAPSSGEYATFGGMYGTNAGGGYSVKYGNVADYIVDAEVVFHDGHIDTFSNIAKTDIGKLSPELKELYGVLNNNQHVINGSYPPIKCNVCGYELRDAVYENSLKLHKLFGGSEGTLGIITKLTFRVIRKKPYNALVIAYFDNKTNSSKAAQVGLKFEPAGIEIMDKSLLNLAVTHEPSLEGRIPTDVDNILMFEFEGDSIEEVSKYCQDTVKEITEKNYASKTFTAVSEEEKASYWAVRKAAVPILYLLKGKKKILALVEDAAVPTDKLVEYFDGLYEIFTRHKVDFVSYGHIAKGLLHNRPLLDLKDPYDINLLKILADEVFELVNKLNGTISGEHGDGRIRSCYINKQYNTELYSLFLRVKSILDPDGLFNPEIKVVSDPAQMTKHLRYGADYGVSDKALNKQLVWEEDFILEAEKCHGCSKCTTVTNATRMCPVYKALRDEAAAPKAKANILRGLLSNVIDSEAMYQEAFQYVINHCVNCGSCSKECPSKVNIPKLALEAKSRYAKKFGVSMDAKLVTNFEMAGKITHKLSPVVSALMAPKFMRNILKITTGLSSNRKFVKFASKSLYERVNQTEGNGEKVVMYFAGCYASYIKPEIGESTINVLKKLGYKVVTPDQHCCGIPHLSKGLAKDTRNQIKKNLKEWGSLIDQVDYIVSACSSCTLSLTKEWLYYQNDEITQKIRDKTIFIMDLVEKHIDKVEVLEQNMSLGYHIPCHIKLLKNPASTQNVLKKLKGIKVDDLKSGCCGMAGSWGMSAKNYDLSIKIGKPMVDKLMASQCSAGITECPTCSMQMEHLGSKEVMHPIEVVDKCIK